In Pseudophryne corroboree isolate aPseCor3 chromosome 3, aPseCor3.hap2, whole genome shotgun sequence, a genomic segment contains:
- the LOC135057453 gene encoding pancreatic lipase-related protein 2-like: MLNNLFPVMSLMSMLKGEVCYDRLGCFTDKSPWSRTLQRPIGHLPWSPQKINTRFLLYTRHNPNNFQEVSAIKPNTIAASPFNVHRKSRFIIHGFTENGEKSWLSYMCKVMLQVEDVNCLCVDWGGGSLALYGQAANNIRVVGAEVAYFISTLEHKFGYSPSNVHIIGHSLGGHAAGEAGRRHPGIGRITGLDPAQPYFQGTPAEVRLDPSDALLVDVIHTDSSSTTSNLGMGGYGISQTVGHLDFFPNGGKHMPGCEKDKVIRRGNMDVIGAMGLIQ, from the exons GAGAGGTGTGCTATGACCGGCTGGGGTGTTTTACGGACAAATCCCCATGGTCTCGGACCTTACAGCGGCCAATAGGCCACTTACCGTGGTCTCCACAGAAGATTAATACCCGCTTCCTGCTGTACACGAGACATAATCCTAACAACTTCCAG GAAGTCAGCGCTATTAAACCAAACACGATCGCAGCATCACCATTTAATGTCCACCGGAAATCTCGATTCATTATCCATGGATTTACTGAGAATGGTGAAAAGAGCTGGCTGTCTTATATGTGCAAG GTCATGTTACAAGTGGAAGACGTGAACTGTCTCTGCGTGGATTGGGGTGGTGGGTCTCTGGCTCTCTATGGTCAGGCAGCTAACAACATTCGAGTCGTGGGGGCAGAGGTGGCTTATTTCATCAGCACCCTAGAG cACAAGTTTGGCTACTCCCCATCTAATGTTCACATCATTGGACACAGTCTGGGGGGTCACGCAGCTGGCGAGGCTGGAAGGAGGCACCCCGGAATTGGCAGAATTACTG GACTGGATCCCGCGCAGCCGTATTTCCAGGGCACCCCCGCGGAGGTCAGGCTGGATCCGTCAGACGCTCTTCTGGTGGACGTCATTCACACAGATAGTTCCTCAACAACTTCTAACCTGG GTATGGGGGGCTATGGAATAAGCCAGACCGTCGGCCATCTTGATTTCTTTCCGAATGGAGGAAAGCACATGCCGGGGTGTGAGAAAGACAAGGTTATCCGAAGAGGCAATATGGATGTAATTGGAG ccatgggcctaattcagtaa